From Williamwhitmania taraxaci, a single genomic window includes:
- a CDS encoding FKBP-type peptidyl-prolyl cis-trans isomerase produces the protein MRSKLHLLLIFLVTVSLFSCKKGGEDATESEKRVLDAWISLHYKDLAPNASGFYFIPVEEGTGAAPVDLDYVYVNYTVEQLNGDVIYSTDSLVADNWGLATAHFAPELTRLGVSGSAQSGIAEAIRLMRVGGKSKLILPSNLAYGLNALRGVSNPLVLKLELFSVFEDIAKNEKDSVVRYKTDNSLTETIDGKDGLYYKQIVQQDTCKGKYLKDYASSVKVWYVGRYLDGYIFDTNIDSVATKAGITASSTALLNVEFGKNGVVLAFEEVVKMMWLQEKTILVTTSEFAYGIQGKGTISPYTPLVFEITIDKIYVKK, from the coding sequence GTCAGAAAAGCGCGTACTCGATGCTTGGATTTCTTTACACTATAAAGATTTGGCTCCTAATGCTTCTGGATTCTATTTTATTCCAGTTGAAGAGGGTACTGGTGCTGCTCCTGTTGATTTGGATTATGTTTATGTTAATTACACTGTAGAACAGTTGAACGGAGACGTCATATATTCAACCGATTCTTTGGTTGCGGATAATTGGGGGTTAGCAACAGCGCATTTTGCTCCAGAGTTGACACGACTTGGTGTAAGTGGTAGTGCTCAATCTGGAATTGCTGAGGCTATTAGACTTATGAGAGTAGGAGGAAAATCGAAACTTATTTTGCCTTCAAATTTGGCGTATGGTTTGAATGCCTTACGAGGTGTCAGTAATCCATTGGTTTTAAAACTTGAATTATTTTCAGTTTTTGAAGATATTGCTAAAAATGAAAAAGACTCTGTTGTAAGATACAAAACAGATAATTCTTTAACTGAAACCATTGATGGTAAGGATGGTCTTTACTATAAACAGATTGTACAACAGGATACCTGCAAGGGCAAATATTTGAAGGATTATGCCAGCAGTGTTAAGGTTTGGTATGTTGGCCGTTATCTCGATGGCTATATTTTTGATACCAACATTGATTCTGTTGCCACCAAGGCAGGCATTACTGCTAGTTCAACTGCTTTGCTGAATGTGGAATTTGGAAAGAATGGTGTGGTTCTGGCCTTTGAGGAGGTTGTTAAGATGATGTGGCTACAAGAAAAAACAATTCTTGTTACAACATCAGAGTTTGCTTATGGAATCCAAGGGAAGGGAACTATTTCACCCTACACGCCGCTTGTTTTTGAAATTACGATAGATAAAATATATGTCAAGAAATAG
- a CDS encoding MFS transporter — MPTWKQNLYKLYYLKIVSWFLLFMPVVVIFFQSHGLSLKEIFILQSVYSLSIVLLEIPSGYLADLLGRKNSLVIGNIFGFIGFTIYIFTGDFTGFLMAEVVMGFGMSMISGADSAILYDTLLEANQEKRYLKEEGIITGLGNYSEAIAGILGGLLAGLSIKAPFIGQAAITLTAIPVSLWLYEPVVHRIKAKASMTEIWGIVRYCLVDNRQMKWNIILSSITGASTLTMAWFAQPYFEKVGVPLAAFGILWTILNFSVGFSAFAAHRVEARFGLRKTVIATTLILSVTYILLGLFPSLWALSFLLIFYLARGVATPVFKNSINKISPSESRATVLSVRNFIIRIVFGIVGPLFGWLADRFGLMEALIVAGVTFTILQSVAVINFLKTNKPD, encoded by the coding sequence ATGCCTACCTGGAAACAGAACCTATATAAGCTTTACTATTTAAAAATTGTAAGCTGGTTCCTGCTCTTCATGCCCGTAGTAGTAATCTTCTTCCAATCGCATGGGCTTAGCCTCAAGGAGATATTTATTCTGCAAAGCGTCTACTCCCTTTCCATTGTGCTCCTCGAAATACCCTCGGGTTACCTTGCAGACCTATTAGGTAGAAAGAATTCGCTGGTTATTGGAAATATCTTTGGTTTTATAGGCTTCACCATTTACATATTTACGGGAGACTTTACGGGTTTCCTCATGGCCGAGGTAGTGATGGGATTTGGCATGAGTATGATTTCCGGAGCCGATTCGGCAATTCTCTACGATACCCTACTGGAGGCCAACCAGGAGAAGCGATATCTTAAGGAGGAGGGAATTATAACTGGACTGGGCAACTATTCCGAAGCGATTGCCGGCATTTTGGGAGGATTATTGGCTGGACTCTCCATTAAAGCACCATTCATTGGTCAGGCAGCAATAACCCTAACCGCCATACCTGTTTCACTATGGCTATACGAGCCTGTTGTGCACCGCATTAAGGCAAAAGCCTCCATGACCGAAATATGGGGCATAGTGCGCTACTGTTTGGTGGATAATCGGCAGATGAAGTGGAATATTATCCTCTCTTCGATAACCGGTGCCAGTACGCTAACTATGGCATGGTTTGCCCAGCCTTACTTCGAAAAGGTGGGTGTTCCGTTGGCTGCGTTTGGTATTCTTTGGACCATACTCAATTTCTCAGTTGGATTCAGCGCATTTGCAGCCCACAGAGTAGAAGCACGCTTTGGGTTGCGCAAAACAGTTATAGCAACTACCTTAATATTAAGTGTGACTTACATTCTGCTCGGACTATTTCCATCCCTTTGGGCACTCTCCTTTCTGCTTATCTTTTACCTAGCCCGAGGTGTCGCCACCCCTGTATTCAAGAACAGCATTAACAAAATTTCGCCATCAGAGTCACGGGCAACGGTGCTATCGGTTCGCAATTTCATTATACGAATCGTGTTTGGAATCGTAGGACCACTATTTGGTTGGTTGGCCGACCGATTTGGATTGATGGAGGCGCTAATTGTAGCCGGAGTAACCTTCACTATTCTACAATCGGTAGCGGTAATAAACTTCCTGAAAACAAACAAGCCGGATTAA
- a CDS encoding TetR/AcrR family transcriptional regulator, with translation MVRLKTEDKREAILKATLLLVNSNGFHAAPMSKIATNAGVSAGTIYLYFQNKEDLVNTLYRELKAKFSGHALYGFNPEAPVKKGFEVIWNNILRYKLSEPDEATFIEQCDNTPMVTDASREVGLKAVQPLYDLWERGQQEGIIKPLCRPMLYAFSLFPMIYVAGIYTKEGKELSREAIDAAFGASWDAIRT, from the coding sequence ATGGTAAGGCTAAAAACGGAGGATAAGCGCGAGGCAATTCTAAAGGCAACACTGCTGCTGGTAAACAGTAATGGTTTTCATGCCGCACCTATGTCGAAGATTGCTACCAACGCTGGAGTTTCGGCAGGTACCATTTATCTTTATTTTCAGAACAAAGAGGATTTGGTGAACACCCTTTATCGCGAACTAAAGGCGAAGTTTTCGGGCCATGCTCTGTATGGTTTCAATCCAGAAGCACCCGTTAAAAAAGGATTCGAGGTTATTTGGAATAATATCCTGCGCTACAAATTGAGCGAACCCGATGAGGCTACCTTCATTGAGCAGTGCGATAACACCCCAATGGTTACCGATGCAAGCCGCGAGGTTGGACTCAAAGCGGTTCAGCCGCTATACGATTTGTGGGAGCGGGGTCAGCAGGAGGGAATTATTAAGCCGCTTTGCCGCCCTATGCTTTATGCTTTTTCGCTTTTCCCTATGATATATGTAGCCGGGATTTATACCAAGGAGGGAAAAGAGTTGAGCCGTGAAGCTATCGATGCCGCCTTTGGCGCTTCGTGGGATGCCATAAGGACTTAG